The Amylolactobacillus amylophilus DSM 20533 = JCM 1125 genome contains a region encoding:
- a CDS encoding MDR family MFS transporter yields the protein MEKKTNTVVVTVAIFIATFMTAIEGTIVSTAMPTIVSDLHGLNIMNWVVSIFLLMTAVSTPVYGKLADSLGRKPIFIFGLIVFIVGSALCGLAQNMVSLIIFRVIQGLGAGAIQPVSFTIIADIYPIEKRAKVLGFNGSAWGIASILAPLLGGFIVEQFSWHWVFYLNLPIGLLTIVLIMVFLREPRRKMNTIIDYKGTSLLVIFLVVIMLLLQELGQIQNWFLPVILVLLAIGSGLLFWHVEQNSQDPILPVSILKNKQFLGINVVTLLISGFLIGFEFYLPIWMQGILGEPATAAGFAVTPSSILWILGSFVTGHLLTKISIQKILYLSLSFLLVGNLLLIVVPESTPFLFFFLIAALCGFGFGTAITATAVASQTVVSKENIGVATSFNSLVKYLGQTMMVSIFGIVFNMYVAKGLDGQPNLTQAMMNKVVNSADAKKMDPTLLAPLQNILFSALKGVFYASIVVIIIAFFVNLMNRAQRESKLG from the coding sequence ATGGAAAAGAAAACAAATACGGTTGTAGTAACAGTTGCAATCTTTATCGCCACATTTATGACTGCAATTGAGGGCACGATTGTCTCGACGGCCATGCCAACGATTGTGTCAGATTTGCACGGCCTGAATATCATGAACTGGGTCGTCTCCATCTTCTTGCTGATGACCGCCGTTTCTACGCCGGTTTATGGCAAGCTGGCCGATTCTCTCGGACGGAAACCGATATTTATTTTCGGCTTAATCGTGTTTATTGTTGGCTCGGCTCTCTGTGGACTGGCACAGAACATGGTCAGCCTGATTATCTTTCGTGTGATTCAAGGACTGGGCGCCGGAGCAATCCAACCTGTCTCATTTACGATTATCGCAGATATCTACCCAATTGAGAAACGGGCCAAGGTGCTGGGCTTCAACGGCTCTGCTTGGGGCATTGCCTCCATTCTGGCACCGTTATTGGGTGGGTTCATTGTAGAACAATTTAGTTGGCATTGGGTGTTTTACCTCAACTTACCAATCGGATTGCTGACGATTGTGCTGATCATGGTTTTTTTGCGTGAGCCAAGACGAAAGATGAATACCATAATCGATTATAAGGGCACTAGTTTGCTCGTGATTTTCCTTGTGGTAATCATGTTACTGTTACAAGAACTGGGCCAAATACAGAATTGGTTCCTACCTGTGATTCTTGTTCTATTAGCAATTGGTAGTGGCCTGTTATTCTGGCATGTGGAACAGAATTCGCAGGATCCGATTCTTCCGGTTTCCATCTTGAAAAATAAGCAGTTTCTGGGCATTAATGTTGTCACACTATTGATTAGTGGCTTCTTAATTGGGTTCGAATTCTATTTGCCGATTTGGATGCAAGGTATTCTTGGTGAGCCGGCGACAGCCGCTGGTTTCGCAGTGACCCCAAGTTCTATTCTCTGGATTCTTGGCTCGTTCGTGACGGGGCATTTGCTCACTAAAATTAGTATTCAAAAAATTCTCTATCTTTCGCTGTCGTTCTTGCTGGTGGGTAATTTATTGCTGATTGTTGTTCCCGAATCCACACCGTTCCTCTTCTTCTTTTTGATTGCGGCGCTCTGTGGCTTTGGCTTTGGTACAGCAATCACGGCGACGGCTGTGGCATCTCAGACTGTTGTCTCAAAGGAAAATATTGGCGTGGCAACTTCCTTTAATTCACTCGTGAAGTACCTAGGTCAAACAATGATGGTCTCGATTTTCGGTATTGTATTCAACATGTACGTTGCTAAGGGCTTAGATGGTCAGCCAAACTTAACGCAGGCGATGATGAACAAGGTCGTTAATTCGGCTGATGCTAAAAAAAT
- the rpsN gene encoding 30S ribosomal protein S14 yields MAKKSKIAKFRKQEQMVARYAALRQELKAAHDYEALAKLPKDSNPNRLRNRDQIDGRPRAYMRKFGMSRLNFKRLAHLGQIPGVKKASW; encoded by the coding sequence TTGGCTAAGAAATCTAAAATCGCAAAGTTTAGAAAACAAGAACAAATGGTCGCAAGGTATGCAGCTTTACGGCAGGAACTAAAGGCTGCACACGATTATGAAGCTCTCGCAAAGCTACCAAAAGATTCTAATCCTAATCGTTTGCGCAATCGCGATCAAATTGATGGACGTCCACGTGCATATATGCGTAAGTTCGGGATGTCTCGGCTCAATTTCAAACGTCTAGCCCATCTGGGCCAAATCCCTGGCGTTAAGAAAGCAAGCTGGTAA
- a CDS encoding metal ABC transporter solute-binding protein, Zn/Mn family encodes MKKKLLSSLVLTLAALLILVGCSNGVKKDDGEINVVTTTDFYGEVATAVVGTKGKVTAVINSSKTDPHDFEPTTKTAKQVDNADLVIQNGLGYDSWMKQLIKVQNTEAIDVGVDVAKKKTGDNPHIWYYPEIMSKLADRIAADLGGKYPTSKDYFRKNAEKYKKSLKPMQELVAEMKNKYLDSSNKVAFVSEPVFDYSIKALGFKIGNPEFEAAIEKETDPSPQSIEEMRKQIKQRKVRFFVVNEQVDNPVISELVELADKNNVPVLKVTETLPEGKTYIQWMTDTYKNLERILLLNARK; translated from the coding sequence GTGAAGAAAAAATTGCTTTCTAGTTTGGTGCTGACTCTTGCGGCGCTCCTGATCCTAGTTGGTTGCAGCAATGGTGTGAAGAAAGATGACGGGGAGATTAACGTTGTTACCACAACTGATTTTTATGGTGAGGTAGCTACAGCTGTGGTGGGAACTAAAGGTAAGGTCACAGCGGTGATTAACAGTTCGAAGACTGATCCCCATGATTTTGAACCAACAACGAAAACTGCCAAGCAGGTTGATAATGCGGATTTAGTTATTCAAAATGGTTTAGGATATGACAGCTGGATGAAACAGTTAATTAAGGTTCAGAACACCGAAGCCATTGATGTGGGCGTCGACGTCGCAAAGAAGAAGACGGGAGACAATCCTCATATCTGGTACTATCCAGAGATTATGAGCAAATTGGCTGATCGAATTGCGGCAGATCTTGGTGGTAAATATCCTACGTCAAAGGATTATTTCCGCAAAAACGCTGAGAAATACAAAAAGAGTTTAAAACCAATGCAAGAATTGGTCGCCGAGATGAAGAATAAATATCTGGATAGCTCAAATAAGGTTGCTTTTGTTAGCGAACCTGTCTTTGATTATTCTATCAAGGCCCTTGGCTTTAAGATTGGTAACCCGGAATTTGAGGCAGCTATCGAGAAAGAGACCGACCCTAGTCCGCAATCAATCGAAGAGATGAGGAAACAAATTAAGCAACGCAAGGTCCGTTTTTTTGTCGTCAATGAACAAGTAGACAATCCTGTCATTAGCGAACTGGTTGAGCTGGCAGACAAGAATAATGTCCCCGTCTTAAAGGTGACTGAGACGTTACCTGAGGGTAAGACATATATTCAATGGATGACTGACACGTATAAAAACTTAGAGCGAATTCTACTCCTGAATGCTCGGAAATAA
- the metK gene encoding methionine adenosyltransferase, whose protein sequence is MEKRLFTSESVSEGHPDKIADQISDAILDAMLTQDPDARVACETVVTTGLVLVVGEITTSADVDIQALVRKTILEIGYDRPELGFDGHHSAILIDIDEQSPDIAGGVDDSLEVRENQNDVDQFDQIGAGDQGLMFGFAIDETPELMPLPITLAHGLMRRVAHLRKARILPWLRPDAKAQVTVEYDEHNHPQRVDTIVISTQHDEDVDNVTIRSAMIDQVIKQVIPANLLDQDTRFLINPSGRFVIGGPQGDAGLTGRKVIVDTYGGYARHGGGAFSGKDATKVDRSASYAARYIAKNIVAAKIASKIEVQLAYAIGVAHPVSINVNTYGTSKVNAEDLVKVIREVFDLRPAGIIQMLDLKRPIYQQTAAYGHFGRPDLDLPWERTDKVDALLNLLK, encoded by the coding sequence ATGGAAAAGAGATTATTTACTTCTGAATCAGTTTCGGAAGGTCATCCAGACAAGATTGCCGATCAGATTTCTGATGCCATTCTTGATGCAATGCTCACACAGGATCCGGATGCGCGCGTTGCGTGTGAGACTGTTGTGACTACCGGTCTAGTACTCGTGGTCGGAGAAATCACTACTAGTGCTGATGTCGATATTCAGGCGTTGGTACGCAAGACTATTCTGGAAATCGGCTATGACAGACCAGAATTAGGATTTGACGGTCATCACAGTGCGATTCTGATTGATATCGATGAACAATCACCCGATATTGCTGGTGGTGTTGATGATTCACTCGAAGTACGGGAGAATCAAAATGATGTCGATCAATTCGACCAAATTGGTGCCGGCGATCAGGGCTTGATGTTTGGTTTCGCTATCGACGAGACACCCGAGTTAATGCCACTACCAATCACGCTTGCTCACGGCTTGATGCGGCGTGTTGCTCATTTACGTAAAGCAAGAATTTTGCCATGGTTACGCCCTGACGCAAAAGCTCAGGTGACAGTCGAATATGATGAGCATAATCACCCTCAGCGGGTCGATACAATTGTCATTAGTACACAGCATGATGAGGACGTTGATAATGTGACTATCAGGTCTGCGATGATTGACCAGGTGATTAAGCAGGTAATTCCGGCTAATCTACTTGATCAAGACACCAGGTTCTTGATTAACCCTAGTGGCCGTTTTGTGATTGGTGGCCCACAAGGTGATGCAGGGCTGACCGGGAGGAAGGTAATCGTTGATACCTATGGTGGCTATGCTCGACATGGTGGCGGTGCTTTCTCTGGTAAAGATGCCACTAAAGTTGACCGTTCTGCTAGCTATGCTGCACGTTACATTGCTAAGAACATCGTTGCAGCCAAGATTGCTTCTAAGATTGAAGTGCAGCTAGCTTACGCGATTGGTGTGGCCCATCCGGTCAGCATCAACGTCAACACTTACGGTACCAGTAAGGTTAACGCTGAAGATTTAGTGAAGGTAATTCGCGAGGTGTTCGACCTGCGACCTGCAGGAATTATCCAGATGCTCGATTTAAAACGTCCAATTTACCAGCAGACGGCTGCATACGGCCACTTTGGCCGGCCAGACCTTGATTTGCCTTGGGAGAGAACGGATAAGGTAGACGCACTACTCAATTTATTAAAATAA
- a CDS encoding SLAP domain-containing protein, with translation MSKGVDDNLKTKTGATYKKGSSWKVTSARIVDGQAYYLIGTNTWIGGKDTK, from the coding sequence TTGAGTAAAGGCGTTGACGATAATCTCAAAACAAAGACGGGTGCGACATATAAAAAAGGCTCGTCATGGAAAGTCACAAGTGCAAGAATCGTTGACGGACAAGCGTACTATCTCATCGGTACGAACACTTGGATAGGTGGCAAGGATACAAAATAA
- a CDS encoding DUF1093 domain-containing protein, with product MLLGTVLLTLSGCSYYNSTYKGSTAYAVVPEGVKTKSKNSDGSDYKKNGEQYYYYSYNFKWVLEDGTTKEVSWHSQESANPTMLEAGSYVKGEVSDKRVTKGPNAVSEGDIPAKVLEKLR from the coding sequence GTGCTTCTTGGCACAGTCCTACTTACCCTGTCTGGTTGTAGCTATTATAACTCTACCTATAAGGGCAGTACCGCTTATGCGGTAGTTCCTGAGGGTGTCAAGACTAAGTCAAAGAATAGTGACGGATCCGACTATAAGAAGAATGGTGAGCAGTACTACTACTACAGTTATAATTTTAAATGGGTGCTTGAAGACGGCACAACGAAGGAAGTTTCATGGCACAGCCAGGAATCCGCAAATCCAACTATGCTCGAGGCAGGCAGCTATGTTAAAGGAGAGGTCTCAGATAAGCGTGTGACTAAGGGTCCAAATGCGGTTTCTGAGGGTGATATCCCTGCAAAAGTACTAGAAAAATTACGTTAG